Sequence from the Anopheles merus strain MAF unplaced genomic scaffold, AmerM5.1 LNR4000179, whole genome shotgun sequence genome:
ACATCAACAGCAAGCTGTACTACAACCGGGCGCTGGTGAACTCGAAGCTCGGCAACCTGCGCGAAGCGATTGCGGACTGTTCCAGTGCGCTGGCGCTGAACGAGAAGTACATGAAGGCGCTGCTGCAGCGTGCCAAGCTGTACTACAACATGGAAAACTACGAGGAAGCGGTGAAGGATTACGAAAAGGCGCTCAAGTCGGACCGTTCGCCGGAGGTGAAGAATTTGCTGCGCGACGCCAAGTTCCAGCTGAAGAAGTCGAAGCGCAAGGACTACTACAAAATACTGGGCGTCACGAAGCAGGCGTCCGAGGATGAGATTAAGAAGGCGTACCGCAAGCGGGCGCTCGTGCACCATCCCGACCGGCACGCGAACGCGACGGACGAGGAGAAGAAGGAGCAGGAGCGCAAGTTTAAGGAGCTGGGCGAAGCGTACACGATACTGTCCGATCCGGTGAAGAAATCGCGCTACGACAGTGGCCAAGATCTGGAGGAGATGAACCACAGCGGTAAACGAAGCAGATATGCGTAAATCAACTAGGGACGGCGAAGCTTaatttgaactatttttcttTGCACCTTTTACAGCCGACATTGATCCGCAGCAAATCTATCGACAGTTCTTCTTCCCGTCCGACTACGGGTTCGGCGGCTTCcagggcggtggcggtggcaacAGTTCCAACTTTCGTTCCATTTCGGTTAATTACATACcgtgacgctgctgctgctgcttgctagCTCTCGTGCGCATGATTTATGTGAAAGAAGGTGAGGTGTGTGAGTGCAGCAGATACTTAGATGTTTAAGCGCATATTGTAATCAACCGTGAAGAAACGACACAAGTACTACTACCCATACTGTCTGTGGTCTGTGCCCCTTCCCCATCTCTCCCCGTCCGTATTCCGTTGTAAGGTATGCGGAACGCACAAGGCAGAGAAGGACAAGGACGCGTGCCGCTGTTTGGCGTAGCGTTTGTGTTTTGCGACACTTTTGCTTGCACAGGGGTGTACTCTTTAGAATGGAGggcaaaaaagagagaaagagaaagagagcgaacgGTGGTGAGTGAGCACACTTCCTTCTTCGTTaaggtaaaaaaacacatagcaaaacaaaacaaaaaaaaaaacaaggtagTAAAGTATATGACCGTGGGAGATCCGTATCTAACTCAAACTACTGTAATTAGCTCGTACTCGTCCTCTGCGCAAAGTGCGTGgatgaccttttttttaaatcactttTGTTACTCTGTTTGTGAATTCCTTTGCCCCGATCATCACTTTTGTACTACAGTAATGCAACCAACAATAAGTGAATGTAACAGCAGTACCCGTAACACGCTATAAAATCGTTGTAGTTGTTTGCTACCCCTGCATTGCTACGGTTTGTTGCCTCTGAACGAACTTGTAGTGCTGCACTGCTTTCGGTGAATGTAACTATGAACTTAATTTATAAAAACGCAATGAATGAGCGTAAAAAGTGGtgaattttcaaatttttaaaattttgaaatcaaGTATGAACGTTGTTACATTCTACTCGCTTTCTCTTTAACCCGCTACCCGGTACGTAGTTGGGGTTTTTTGAAGGTCCGTTTAGAGAAACTATGTGAATAATTTTCCACTCTGTTGATATTAGAAATACGGCTAGCCATTTACCACACATTTTTACAATACGCCGTCCCCGATAGTGAGGTCTTACGTGACTGCAGCAGAACTTGctccttttctcttttttggaTTCGGATCAATTTACTGAAAtgctttttaaacaaaaattgtgTCCCGAAAAGCAACTACTTCGTTCTAACTAAGTTCGTATAAACAGTAACAATacataaaacagaaacaatGATGATACAATGTAATCCGATGTTAGGGGAAGCAACAGAACTAACGCATACACAGAATTACAGGTGAAATTAAACGTTAAAAAGAACACAACATCTAAATCGGTGATTTGTCCCCTCGGAGCGGTAtttgaaagaaacgaaacgacGCCACTCTGGCGTaagatgtgtgtatgtgtgtaacgTTATGTGGAAGATTGTATTGCACTTTATTCCCTTGTAGTGTTGCTATCTTTCTCACAGTATTAGTTTGCGTTTCCTTTACATTAtaacaaaagaaagagagatagagagaaatcCGTTCTCATGATAGTAAGataatcattttaaaagtaaACCCCTGTCCTGTAGCTTTATGTTCGTGCATGCGTGAAAAGATGAAAATAtgaatttgtgaaaatgtggCTCGCTCCTTTTGTCCCTACAGCTCGAATTCTCCTTTGCATTATACCATCCTACCGCACGCACCACACAGCCAACTTGCATTCGATTGCAAGGGCAATATTGCTTGATTTGATAAGGACGCCATATGTAAGTGCACAGCTGTATGTTTGTTCTTGCTGCTGTCGTTATTTATGCTCACTAACAGTGTGCTTTATCAtgttatcattattgttaaacgttgttaaatttgtttcgtttattcAGCAGGAACGGCCGCTTATTCAGATATTGCTCGTTCTTTTTGAAACTTTAAAATAGGCTAAAATGGCAAACAGTGCCCAAGTTAATTTGAGTTTTAGTGGAGCATTGGCTGGGAGATGGGAGATGGGAGCGGGGGATCATGTCCTATGCTGGTCCCCTTTCATCATGATATCACTCTATctagacatacacatacacacaataaAATGGTTCAAAAATGGCATCTCGCAGTCGCCATACACATACGCACGCAGGCCTTATGTAAAGGTACAAAAGTTTACGAACACTTTTAACAAAAGTACGCACT
This genomic interval carries:
- the LOC121601781 gene encoding LOW QUALITY PROTEIN: dnaJ homolog subfamily C member 7-like (The sequence of the model RefSeq protein was modified relative to this genomic sequence to represent the inferred CDS: inserted 1 base in 1 codon) — its product is MLGDVIGTEQAIRKFLTLDPSNTALREEIASLKQLRDLNEKATACYDKKDYRTCLYHCDNAIKIAPGSIQNKLLKAECLAMLERFEEACNIAISIMQTHSTNADAIYVRGLTLYYSDNLEKGLLHFERALMLXPDHKKAKAMRQKAKQLKEKKESGNELWKSGKYRDALATYTEALELDPQNKDINSKLYYNRALVNSKLGNLREAIADCSSALALNEKYMKALLQRAKLYYNMENYEEAVKDYEKALKSDRSPEVKNLLRDAKFQLKKSKRKDYYKILGVTKQASEDEIKKAYRKRALVHHPDRHANATDEEKKEQERKFKELGEAYTILSDPVKKSRYDSGQDLEEMNHSADIDPQQIYRQFFFPSDYGFGGFQGGGGGNSSNFRSISVNYIP